A single Microbacterium protaetiae DNA region contains:
- a CDS encoding ABC transporter permease: MPTGTMPAPVGKRPLADRIPVISHLRHSVGWQRGMLVTGLVLTGLFVLVAILAPWIAPYGYAQRTTASGADFGTLQAPNAQNLLGTTVSGFDVLSRTIWGAQTALLVIICAIIFSIFIGVFIGLLSGYFGGWLDRILVVIADAIYAFPSLLLAIVMAIVISHGQSTLWGGILAAAISITVVFVPQYFRIVRSEVVRVKSEPFVESARVIGVPTLRILIRHVLRNSTRSVPVVVTLNASEAVLTLAGLGFLGFGIEATAASEWGYDLSRSVSDVTSHIWWTAIPPGVAIVLVVLGITLVGESLNDLSDPRLRRRRRAAGGES; the protein is encoded by the coding sequence ATGCCCACCGGCACGATGCCCGCCCCGGTCGGCAAGCGGCCGCTCGCCGACCGCATCCCGGTCATCTCGCACCTGCGGCACAGCGTCGGCTGGCAGCGCGGGATGCTGGTGACGGGCCTGGTGCTGACCGGACTGTTCGTGCTCGTCGCGATCCTGGCACCGTGGATAGCACCGTACGGATACGCGCAGCGCACGACGGCGTCGGGCGCCGACTTCGGCACCCTGCAGGCGCCGAACGCGCAGAATCTGCTGGGCACCACCGTCAGCGGCTTCGACGTGCTCTCGCGCACCATCTGGGGTGCTCAGACGGCGCTGCTGGTGATCATCTGCGCGATCATCTTCTCGATCTTCATCGGGGTGTTCATCGGCCTGCTATCGGGATACTTCGGCGGGTGGCTCGACCGCATTCTCGTGGTGATCGCCGACGCCATCTATGCGTTCCCGTCGCTGCTGCTGGCCATCGTCATGGCGATCGTGATCAGCCACGGGCAGTCCACGCTGTGGGGCGGCATCCTCGCCGCTGCCATCTCGATCACCGTCGTGTTCGTGCCGCAGTATTTCCGCATCGTGCGCAGTGAAGTGGTGCGCGTGAAGTCCGAGCCGTTCGTCGAGTCGGCGAGGGTGATCGGCGTGCCCACGCTGCGCATCCTCATCCGCCACGTGCTGCGCAACTCGACCCGCTCGGTGCCCGTGGTCGTCACGCTGAACGCGTCGGAGGCGGTGCTCACCCTGGCGGGCCTGGGCTTTCTGGGCTTCGGCATCGAGGCGACGGCGGCCAGTGAGTGGGGCTACGACCTGTCGCGGTCGGTGTCGGATGTCACCAGTCACATCTGGTGGACGGCGATTCCGCCCGGGGTCGCGATCGTGCTCGTGGTGCTGGGGATCACGCTCGTGGGTGAGAGTCTGAACGACCTGAGCGATCCGCGACTGCGCCGGCGGCGGCGCGCGGCGGGAGGCGAGTCATGA
- a CDS encoding ABC transporter permease — MTTVVEDADLASKPVRAKSGGLWRYIVVRLLLVIPTVFILVTTVFFLMRLTGDPITAALGGKLPPEQLAARIHEAGYDRPLIVQYLDYLLGVFRGDFGTTLTDHRPVTTILLQYGSATLELAFYALIVAFLLGIPFGLIAAYKRDRWQDAVLRVAAILGYATPIFFIAILLKLVFAVQFNILPVSGRAGTRTELMLETLDHPTGIYLIDAIRLGNLDAVGDVLWHAILPGLALGILTAGVFLRLVRINVIGTLGAQYVTSARSRGVGEYRLVTTHAYRPALIPIVTLIGLQIALLLAGAVLTETSFEWKGLGFMLAEYLKARDFVAVQGIVIMIAVVVAVVNFIVDVIAVIIDPRVRY; from the coding sequence ATGACCACTGTCGTCGAGGACGCCGACCTCGCATCCAAACCCGTCCGCGCGAAAAGCGGCGGGCTCTGGCGTTACATCGTCGTCCGGCTGCTGCTGGTCATCCCGACCGTGTTCATCCTGGTCACCACCGTGTTCTTCCTGATGCGGCTGACCGGCGACCCGATCACAGCGGCGCTGGGCGGCAAGCTGCCGCCCGAGCAGCTCGCCGCGCGCATTCACGAGGCCGGCTACGACCGGCCGCTGATCGTGCAATACCTCGACTACCTGCTCGGTGTGTTCCGAGGCGACTTCGGCACCACACTCACCGACCACCGCCCGGTGACCACGATTCTGCTGCAGTACGGCTCGGCCACCCTCGAGCTGGCGTTCTATGCGCTGATCGTGGCATTCCTGCTCGGCATCCCGTTCGGCCTCATCGCCGCATACAAGCGCGACCGCTGGCAAGATGCCGTGCTGCGGGTGGCCGCTATCCTCGGCTATGCCACCCCGATCTTCTTCATCGCGATTCTGCTCAAGCTGGTCTTCGCGGTGCAGTTCAACATCCTGCCGGTGTCGGGCCGGGCCGGCACCCGCACCGAGCTGATGCTCGAGACCCTCGACCATCCCACCGGCATCTACCTCATCGACGCCATCCGGCTGGGAAACCTCGACGCCGTCGGCGATGTGCTCTGGCACGCAATCCTGCCCGGCCTCGCGCTGGGCATTCTCACCGCGGGCGTGTTCCTGCGCCTCGTGCGCATCAACGTCATCGGTACGCTCGGCGCCCAGTATGTGACATCCGCCCGCTCACGCGGCGTCGGCGAGTACCGCCTGGTCACCACGCACGCCTACCGGCCCGCTCTCATTCCGATCGTCACGCTCATCGGCCTGCAGATAGCGCTGCTACTGGCCGGCGCCGTGCTGACCGAGACCTCGTTCGAGTGGAAGGGGCTCGGCTTCATGCTCGCCGAGTACCTGAAGGCACGCGACTTCGTCGCCGTACAGGGCATCGTCATCATGATCGCCGTGGTGGTGGCGGTCGTGAACTTCATCGTCGACGTGATCGCCGTCATCATCGACCCGCGAGTGAGGTACTGA
- a CDS encoding ABC transporter substrate-binding protein has protein sequence MSLQTHTRGRILLALGALGASAVVLAGCAGGGGNNGNSGDNGNGGSASPLIIGTTDKITSIDPAGSYDNGSFAVMNQIYPFLMNSKYKTADVTPDIAESAEFTAPTEYTVKLKPGLKFANGDDLTSSDVKFSFDRVIKIDDPNGPASLLGSLDSIDTPDDTTVVFHLKNPNDQTWPQVLSSPAGPIVDEDVFSADAVTPDDDIVKGKAFAGQYSITSYKVNELINYEPNKNYQGELGAAENSGVTVKYYADASNLKLAIGNGDIDVAFRSLSATDVDDLSKNDKVQIVQGPGGEIRYIVFNFNTMPFGAKTADADPAKALAVRQAMADLIDREKLATDVYKGTYTPLYSYVADGMTGATTALKSLYGDGNGGPSADKAKQTLADAGVSTPVTLNLQYNGDHYGPSSGDEYAAIKTQLEAGGLFKVNLAQTEWVQYTKDRTSDVYPMYQLGWFPDFSDADNYLTPFFTEGNFLANHYDNADVQSLIAKEQTETDADARKQEIEQVQDLVAKDLSTLPYLQGTQVAVVGKDVAGTTLDASFKFRYAPLHK, from the coding sequence ATGTCACTGCAGACACACACGCGCGGGCGCATCCTGCTCGCGCTCGGGGCGCTCGGCGCCTCGGCCGTCGTCCTGGCCGGATGTGCCGGCGGCGGCGGTAACAACGGAAATTCCGGCGACAACGGCAACGGCGGCTCGGCGAGCCCGCTGATCATCGGAACCACCGACAAGATCACCTCCATCGACCCCGCCGGCTCGTACGACAACGGCTCGTTCGCGGTGATGAACCAGATCTATCCGTTCCTGATGAACAGCAAGTACAAGACCGCCGATGTCACCCCCGACATCGCCGAGTCGGCCGAGTTCACCGCTCCGACCGAGTACACCGTCAAGCTCAAGCCGGGCCTGAAGTTCGCCAACGGCGACGACCTCACCTCGTCTGATGTGAAGTTCTCGTTCGATCGGGTCATCAAGATCGACGACCCGAACGGACCCGCGTCGCTGCTGGGCAGCCTCGACAGCATCGACACTCCCGATGACACCACCGTGGTCTTCCACCTGAAGAACCCCAACGACCAGACCTGGCCGCAGGTGCTCTCCAGCCCCGCCGGCCCGATCGTCGACGAGGACGTCTTCTCGGCCGACGCGGTCACCCCCGACGACGACATCGTCAAGGGCAAGGCGTTCGCCGGCCAGTACTCGATCACGTCGTACAAGGTCAACGAGCTCATCAACTACGAGCCGAACAAGAACTACCAGGGCGAGCTCGGCGCAGCCGAGAACTCCGGGGTCACCGTGAAGTACTATGCGGATGCCTCGAACCTGAAGCTCGCGATCGGCAATGGTGACATCGACGTGGCCTTCCGCAGCCTGTCGGCGACCGATGTCGACGACCTGTCGAAGAACGACAAGGTGCAGATCGTGCAGGGTCCCGGCGGCGAGATCCGCTACATCGTGTTCAACTTCAACACGATGCCGTTCGGTGCCAAGACCGCCGACGCCGACCCGGCCAAGGCGCTCGCCGTGCGCCAGGCGATGGCCGACCTGATCGACCGCGAAAAGCTCGCCACCGACGTCTACAAGGGCACCTACACCCCGCTGTACTCGTACGTGGCCGACGGCATGACCGGTGCCACCACGGCGCTGAAGAGCCTGTACGGCGACGGCAACGGCGGCCCCTCGGCCGACAAGGCCAAGCAGACCCTCGCGGATGCCGGCGTCAGCACGCCGGTCACCCTGAACCTGCAGTACAACGGCGACCACTACGGTCCGTCGTCGGGTGACGAGTACGCCGCGATCAAGACGCAGCTCGAGGCCGGCGGCCTGTTCAAGGTCAACCTCGCCCAGACCGAGTGGGTGCAGTACACCAAGGACCGCACCTCCGACGTCTACCCGATGTACCAGCTGGGTTGGTTCCCCGACTTCTCTGACGCCGACAACTACCTGACGCCGTTCTTCACGGAGGGCAACTTCCTGGCCAACCACTACGACAACGCCGATGTGCAGTCGTTGATCGCCAAGGAGCAGACCGAGACCGACGCCGACGCGCGCAAGCAGGAGATCGAGCAGGTGCAGGATCTTGTGGCCAAGGACCTCTCGACCCTGCCGTACCTGCAGGGCACGCAGGTCGCCGTGGTGGGCAAGGACGTTGCGGGCACCACCCTCGACGCCTCGTTCAAGTTCCGGTACGCCCCGCTGCACAAGTAG
- a CDS encoding amino acid ABC transporter ATP-binding protein, translating into MTPTETPMVEARMVSKSFGSNEVLRSISLRVERGQVMCVIGPSGSGKSTFLRCINHLERIDAGRLYVDGELMGYREKGDKLYELKPSEASRQRRDIGMVFQHFNLFGHMTALENVIEAPIRVKGASKKDAEARGRDLLARVGLAGQAAHYPAQLSGGQQQRVAIARALAMDPKLMLFDEPTSALDPELVGEVLDVMRELATSGMTMIVVTHEMGFAREVGDALVFMDGGVVVEAGDPRDVLGSPQHQRTRSFLSKVL; encoded by the coding sequence ATGACCCCGACCGAGACGCCGATGGTCGAGGCCCGGATGGTCTCGAAGAGCTTCGGCAGCAACGAGGTGCTCAGGTCGATCTCGTTGCGCGTGGAGCGCGGCCAGGTGATGTGCGTGATCGGGCCGTCGGGCTCGGGCAAGTCGACGTTCCTGCGCTGCATCAACCATCTCGAGCGCATCGATGCCGGTCGACTGTACGTCGACGGCGAGCTGATGGGATACCGCGAGAAGGGCGACAAGCTCTACGAGCTCAAGCCGAGCGAGGCATCCCGGCAGCGCCGCGACATCGGCATGGTGTTCCAGCACTTCAACCTGTTCGGGCACATGACCGCCCTCGAGAACGTGATCGAGGCGCCGATCCGCGTCAAGGGTGCCTCGAAGAAGGATGCCGAGGCCCGAGGCCGTGACCTGCTGGCGCGTGTCGGACTGGCCGGGCAGGCTGCGCATTACCCCGCGCAGCTGTCGGGCGGGCAGCAGCAGCGCGTGGCCATCGCCCGGGCGCTGGCCATGGATCCGAAGCTGATGCTGTTCGACGAGCCGACCAGCGCGCTCGACCCGGAGCTCGTCGGCGAGGTGCTCGATGTGATGCGGGAGCTCGCCACCAGCGGCATGACGATGATCGTGGTCACGCACGAGATGGGCTTCGCGCGCGAGGTGGGCGACGCGCTGGTGTTCATGGACGGCGGTGTGGTCGTCGAAGCCGGCGACCCACGCGACGTGCTCGGCAGCCCGCAGCACCAGCGCACCAGGTCGTTCCTCTCGAAGGTGCTGTGA
- a CDS encoding amino acid ABC transporter permease — translation MSDTQRPEGADAASVPPVDTGAVPTERAESIKAVRLRHPWRNTVAVVLILLVLLFLLDAAQRQAFQWDIVGRYLFDARVTQAAFITLALTVLAMLIGIILGLILAVMRLSPNPVLKWIAWAFLWVFRGTPVYVQLVFWGLVTLIYKTVYLGIPFVHTWATFDISWTPPLFLLAVVGLALNESAYMAEIVRAGLLSVDPGQEEACTALGMSWGQTMLRVVIPQAMRVIIPPTGNEVISMLKTTSLVVAIPYSMDLFGRTSDISATIFAPIPLLIVASIWYLFFTSVLMAGQYFVEKRFARGSDRSRPAVLTEAVGIEVGGKG, via the coding sequence ATGTCTGACACACAACGGCCGGAGGGGGCGGATGCCGCATCCGTCCCTCCGGTCGACACCGGGGCGGTTCCCACCGAGCGTGCCGAATCGATCAAGGCGGTGCGGTTGCGCCACCCGTGGCGCAACACCGTCGCGGTCGTGCTCATCCTGCTGGTGCTGCTTTTCCTCCTCGACGCCGCCCAGCGGCAGGCGTTCCAATGGGACATCGTCGGCAGGTACCTGTTCGACGCGCGGGTGACCCAGGCCGCCTTCATCACCCTGGCCCTGACGGTGCTGGCGATGCTGATCGGCATCATCCTCGGCCTGATCCTGGCCGTCATGCGGCTGTCGCCGAATCCGGTGCTCAAGTGGATAGCGTGGGCGTTCCTGTGGGTGTTCCGCGGTACGCCGGTCTACGTGCAGCTCGTCTTCTGGGGGCTTGTCACCCTGATCTACAAGACGGTGTACCTCGGCATTCCGTTCGTGCACACCTGGGCGACGTTCGACATCTCGTGGACACCGCCTCTTTTCCTGCTCGCCGTCGTCGGGCTCGCGCTGAACGAGTCGGCGTACATGGCCGAGATCGTGCGGGCGGGGCTGCTGTCGGTCGACCCCGGTCAGGAGGAGGCCTGCACGGCGCTGGGGATGTCGTGGGGCCAGACGATGCTGCGCGTGGTCATTCCGCAGGCGATGCGGGTGATCATTCCGCCCACCGGCAATGAGGTCATATCGATGCTGAAGACCACCTCGCTGGTGGTGGCCATTCCCTACTCGATGGACCTGTTCGGCCGTACCAGCGACATCTCGGCGACCATCTTCGCCCCCATTCCGCTGCTGATCGTCGCGTCGATCTGGTATCTGTTCTTCACCTCGGTGCTGATGGCGGGCCAATACTTCGTCGAGAAGCGGTTCGCCCGCGGATCGGATCGCTCACGGCCGGCCGTTCTGACCGAAGCAGTCGGCATCGAAGTGGGAGGAAAAGGATGA
- a CDS encoding ABC transporter substrate-binding protein → MRRMLALPVAVVAAALLLTGCVNNEANENPQGGGQSSASADTEGYGVTKDDALAATLPDAIAASGVLKIGTDPTYAPNEYKDSAGNPIGWDIDLADAMAAKLGLKAQYTAAKFDNIIPSIVGGKYDLGVSSFTDTTEREKQVDFVNYYNAGILWASAKGKDVDPENACGLKVGVEDGTYEDTEELPAKSKACTDAGKDKIQVFKYDGQDQATNALVLGQVDAMSADSPITEYAIHQQSDKIQAAGETFDIAPYGFATAKGGELTDVIKNTLQALIDDGTYTKILQKWGVEDGAVTAADVNAASKQ, encoded by the coding sequence ATGCGAAGAATGCTCGCTCTGCCGGTGGCCGTGGTGGCCGCCGCGCTGCTGCTGACGGGCTGCGTGAACAACGAAGCCAACGAGAACCCGCAGGGGGGTGGCCAGAGCAGCGCGAGCGCCGACACCGAGGGGTACGGCGTGACCAAGGACGACGCACTCGCGGCCACGCTGCCCGATGCCATCGCCGCCTCCGGCGTTCTGAAGATCGGCACCGACCCGACGTACGCTCCCAACGAGTACAAGGACAGCGCGGGCAACCCGATCGGCTGGGACATCGACCTCGCCGACGCGATGGCTGCCAAGTTGGGTCTGAAGGCGCAGTACACGGCCGCCAAGTTCGACAACATCATCCCCTCGATCGTCGGCGGCAAGTACGACCTGGGCGTCTCGTCGTTCACCGACACGACCGAGCGCGAGAAGCAGGTCGACTTCGTCAACTACTACAACGCCGGCATCTTGTGGGCATCGGCCAAGGGCAAAGACGTCGACCCCGAGAACGCGTGCGGCCTGAAGGTCGGCGTCGAAGACGGCACCTACGAAGACACCGAAGAACTGCCGGCGAAGTCGAAGGCCTGCACCGACGCCGGCAAAGACAAGATCCAGGTCTTCAAGTACGACGGCCAGGACCAGGCCACGAACGCCCTGGTGCTCGGTCAGGTCGACGCGATGAGCGCCGACTCGCCGATCACCGAATACGCCATCCACCAGCAGTCCGACAAGATCCAGGCCGCCGGTGAGACATTCGACATCGCCCCGTATGGGTTCGCCACAGCCAAGGGCGGCGAGCTCACCGACGTGATCAAGAACACCTTGCAGGCGCTCATCGACGACGGCACCTACACGAAGATCCTGCAGAAGTGGGGCGTCGAAGACGGCGCCGTCACCGCCGCCGATGTGAACGCGGCGTCGAAGCAGTAG
- a CDS encoding ABC transporter ATP-binding protein yields the protein MESTTLTTGRGKDAAAAGPASAISASGLVKSFGRVRAVDEVSLHVEPGEVVAFLGPNGAGKTTTIDVILGLSQPDEGEITVFGTTPRSAIARGYVSAVLQTGGLLKDLTVRETVELTGSLFADPRPADEVLERAGILDIGGRMVGKCSGGQQQRLRFAMALLSDPGLLILDEPTTGMDVEGRRSFWQAIRTDAARGRTVLFATHYLEEADAYADRIVLMSQGRIVADGPTAEIKNLVAGRVVRATLPGADAVALAALPEVTDVEVQGDRVSIRTSDSDTLARHLLTTTPAHDVEISSQNLESVFLALTSEGAAS from the coding sequence ATGGAATCGACAACACTCACCACGGGACGCGGGAAGGATGCCGCAGCCGCCGGCCCCGCGTCGGCCATCTCAGCGAGCGGCCTGGTCAAGAGCTTCGGCCGCGTGCGCGCGGTCGACGAGGTCTCTCTGCACGTCGAACCCGGCGAAGTCGTCGCCTTTCTCGGGCCGAACGGTGCCGGAAAGACCACGACCATCGACGTGATCCTCGGGCTGTCGCAGCCCGACGAGGGCGAGATCACCGTCTTCGGCACCACGCCGCGCAGCGCCATCGCCCGCGGCTACGTCTCGGCGGTGCTGCAGACCGGCGGGCTGCTCAAAGACCTCACCGTCCGCGAGACGGTCGAGCTGACCGGCAGCCTGTTCGCCGATCCGCGGCCGGCCGACGAGGTGCTCGAACGCGCCGGCATCCTCGACATCGGCGGCCGCATGGTCGGCAAGTGCTCGGGCGGGCAGCAGCAGCGGCTGCGTTTCGCGATGGCGCTGCTCTCGGACCCCGGGCTGCTCATTCTCGACGAGCCGACCACGGGCATGGATGTCGAGGGGCGCCGCTCGTTCTGGCAGGCCATCCGCACCGACGCCGCACGTGGACGCACCGTTCTGTTCGCCACGCACTACCTCGAAGAGGCCGACGCCTACGCTGACCGCATCGTGCTGATGAGCCAGGGGCGGATCGTCGCCGACGGCCCGACCGCCGAGATCAAGAACCTCGTCGCGGGGCGCGTCGTGCGCGCGACCCTGCCGGGCGCGGATGCCGTCGCCCTGGCCGCGCTGCCGGAGGTGACGGATGTCGAAGTGCAGGGTGATCGCGTGAGTATTCGCACGAGCGACTCCGACACCCTTGCTCGCCACCTGCTGACCACCACGCCGGCGCACGACGTGGAGATCTCATCCCAGAACCTCGAGAGCGTGTTCCTCGCGCTCACTTCCGAAGGAGCCGCATCATGA
- a CDS encoding ABC transporter permease, with translation MTAITTLERKVPPLGGFNLRFLGIELKRRFRNYRTLIFTVVFPVAMYFMVGYPERNVPLIDDQPIASGGLSVAAYIMVSMAVYGAMMSATASGAAVAVERSLGWSRQLRLTPLNPAAAVATKVIAGMLFGLIAIVATYLAGALTGVHMSWGQWIVSALVAWLLGAAVFTALGLMMGYLVPGENAMQLTSLVIVFLAFIGGLFYPVSMMPQVLQDVAAWTPVFGIGELSRAPLTGAGFDLSALLNVLLWLALFVAGTALLFRRDTKRV, from the coding sequence ATGACCGCCATCACCACCCTGGAACGCAAGGTGCCGCCGCTGGGCGGGTTCAACCTGCGCTTTCTCGGGATCGAACTCAAGCGCCGCTTCCGCAACTACCGCACCCTGATCTTCACGGTGGTCTTCCCCGTGGCGATGTACTTCATGGTCGGATACCCGGAACGGAATGTACCGCTGATCGACGACCAGCCGATCGCGTCGGGTGGGCTGTCTGTGGCCGCCTACATCATGGTGTCGATGGCCGTCTACGGAGCAATGATGTCGGCCACGGCATCCGGTGCCGCCGTCGCCGTCGAGCGCTCGCTCGGCTGGAGCCGCCAGCTGCGCCTGACCCCGTTGAACCCGGCCGCCGCGGTGGCGACCAAGGTCATCGCCGGCATGCTGTTCGGGCTGATCGCCATCGTGGCGACCTACCTGGCCGGCGCCCTCACCGGCGTGCACATGTCGTGGGGGCAGTGGATCGTTTCGGCGCTGGTCGCGTGGCTGCTGGGGGCGGCCGTGTTCACGGCACTCGGCCTGATGATGGGGTACCTGGTGCCGGGCGAGAACGCCATGCAGCTGACCAGCCTCGTGATCGTGTTCCTCGCGTTCATCGGCGGGCTGTTCTACCCGGTGAGCATGATGCCACAGGTGCTGCAGGATGTCGCTGCCTGGACGCCGGTGTTCGGCATCGGCGAGCTCAGCCGCGCGCCGCTGACCGGCGCGGGGTTCGATCTGAGTGCGCTGCTGAACGTGCTGCTCTGGCTGGCCTTGTTCGTGGCCGGAACGGCGCTGCTGTTCCGCCGCGACACGAAGCGGGTCTGA
- a CDS encoding sensor histidine kinase, producing the protein MDEHSTGRRASRTHSAERARDTERRLRAAGPPWPVMPPETGTGAFVRMRSVLWSRGGVSWYVGGGISLLWLISTGQEVIEQSTSANSATLGILLVVLYGVGFLLAVPIGWGLPLRWRLLPAICLLALSFTLFPWLSWDVWSQWTYVGVVIGMVVVSWRTTLTLIVALSALGLWFKVTLDGWGEDILWGPAIIFSISLMMAAFARTFAAMNQLRATQDQLAHMAAERERGRMARDIHDILGHSLTVITVKAELANRLIEADPARARSEVAEIEQLARGALADVRTTVAAARGGNLPAELVAARVALEAAGITAEIPTATDAVGPAHRELAAWIVREGITNVVRHSGATLCAVRLGPRTVEIADDGVGPVASSASSTGLAGLRDRVEEAGGTMTIGRSDLGGFSLKVVL; encoded by the coding sequence ATGGATGAACACAGCACCGGGCGGCGCGCGAGCCGCACCCACAGCGCCGAGCGCGCACGCGACACCGAGCGCAGGCTGCGTGCTGCGGGTCCCCCCTGGCCGGTGATGCCGCCCGAGACGGGCACCGGCGCCTTCGTGCGCATGCGCAGCGTCCTCTGGAGCCGCGGTGGGGTCAGCTGGTACGTCGGCGGCGGGATCTCGCTGCTCTGGCTGATCAGCACCGGTCAGGAGGTCATCGAACAGTCAACCTCGGCGAACTCGGCGACCCTCGGCATCCTCCTGGTCGTGCTTTACGGCGTCGGCTTTCTGCTCGCGGTCCCGATCGGCTGGGGCCTGCCGCTGCGCTGGCGTCTACTGCCCGCCATATGCCTGCTCGCGCTGTCATTCACTCTCTTCCCCTGGTTGAGCTGGGATGTCTGGTCGCAGTGGACATATGTCGGCGTCGTCATCGGAATGGTGGTCGTCAGCTGGCGCACCACGCTGACCCTCATCGTCGCGCTCTCGGCGCTGGGCCTGTGGTTCAAAGTCACTCTCGACGGCTGGGGCGAAGACATTCTCTGGGGCCCGGCCATCATCTTCTCGATCTCGCTGATGATGGCCGCCTTCGCCCGCACCTTCGCTGCGATGAACCAGCTGCGCGCCACCCAGGATCAGCTCGCGCACATGGCCGCCGAGCGCGAGCGAGGGCGCATGGCCCGCGACATCCACGACATCCTCGGTCATTCACTGACCGTCATCACCGTCAAGGCCGAGCTCGCGAACCGGCTCATCGAGGCCGATCCGGCCCGGGCGAGGTCCGAGGTCGCCGAGATCGAGCAGCTCGCGCGCGGCGCCCTCGCCGACGTGCGCACGACCGTGGCGGCGGCCCGTGGCGGGAACCTGCCGGCCGAGCTGGTCGCCGCCCGCGTCGCGCTGGAGGCGGCGGGCATCACCGCCGAGATCCCGACGGCGACGGATGCCGTGGGCCCGGCCCACCGCGAGCTTGCGGCGTGGATCGTCCGCGAGGGGATCACCAACGTCGTGCGCCACTCGGGCGCCACGCTGTGCGCGGTGCGTCTCGGCCCGCGCACCGTCGAGATCGCCGACGACGGCGTCGGCCCCGTGGCATCCAGTGCCTCATCCACCGGCCTGGCGGGCCTGCGCGATCGCGTCGAAGAGGCGGGCGGCACCATGACGATCGGCCGCAGCGACCTGGGCGGATTCAGCCTGAAGGTGGTCCTGTGA